Part of the Pelmatolapia mariae isolate MD_Pm_ZW linkage group LG3_W, Pm_UMD_F_2, whole genome shotgun sequence genome is shown below.
CCCGTTCAGTCCTCAGTGTTTTCAACTTGGAGAAAACTTGTCCCAGGAAAGCTCCTGCAGACCAAAGGAAGCGGTGTCTGAAGCTGAAATGGTTATCTCTGCAGGGCTACGAGAATGTGGGACTGAGTCCAGTGTAAGAAAATAAGCTCAGCTGGTACAGTTAAAGGATTAAAAGAGCAAGTTTGAATTCAACGTAACCGATAAAAGGCAGAAAATGGCATCTAAAAGTATAAATAATGTAATGTATTATTGTATActgttaaatgtgttttttttaggaGTATTTGCATAATTGATCAATTATGTTACTATAGCTAGTAGTTAAATTGTAAACAGTTTAAATGgctgaaatttatttatttatttttttaaattgttggcTAACGGTACAAATTGTATCACTGGCAAAATAGGCGAAGCTGGTCACTTTAGTGGAGTAAAAGTAATAGCTGAATGATTAGAATAGAAAACCAACAGTGCAGGGTTCAAACGGTTAACAGTAACAAGAAACTTGTCCAGATTAAACTGAGTTCAACACCTGTGTGTTTATATGATGACAAACACTGGAATAACCTGTGTGTAATTTTTGTGTGAATACAGAAAGCAAAAAGTAAGTCGAGAACCACTAAGCCTAACCTGGGTACCAATGACATCCACGGTCAGTGTCTTTGGACTGCAGCACTTCTCCCTTCATATCATGGCAGGTTAAACTGAAATCTTATTCATTCTCTAGTTTGGCGATATTATTTGTATGTGGAGTCTAAATGAAGCAGGCACTGGAAGGAAAACATCTGTTATTCCACAAATGTGTGCACCTCTCAGTGTGGTTCCACAGTGTATCAGCAGGGGGAAGCAGTGCTTTTAGAAGCCAGAGTGGAGGCCCTGATGCACCCTCCTGTCACTGTATATGTCGACTCTTGCGTAGCTACACTGAAGCCTCACCCTCTCTCCTTGCATAGCTACAGGTTTATCACAAATCAGGGGTGAGTATTTTCTTTTGACTATAAGAAAAAAGTCAATACAGTTGTAGTCATTTGTGAATAGAACACGAAAC
Proteins encoded:
- the LOC134624041 gene encoding zona pellucida sperm-binding protein 3-like, whose product is MYFPPQPLKKLFKALQMQCGENKVRIAEKHQFSQDRRIPFSPQCFQLGENLSQESSCRPKEAVSEAEMVISAGLRECGTEKQKVSREPLSLTWVPMTSTVSVFGLQHFSLHIMADVCTSQCGSTVYQQGEAVLLEARVEALMHPPVTVYVDSCVATLKPHPLSLHSYRFITNHTCLMDSLLPDSPSTFYHSSIQMFISCHLMATLKQSLHSKLEKTCFFHRPIFSFLSCGAPEE